Part of the Mangifera indica cultivar Alphonso chromosome 4, CATAS_Mindica_2.1, whole genome shotgun sequence genome, GAAAGCTTCTTTCTGTGGGGAAAAAGCATCTCCTGCTTACAAAGTTTGCCACTATTTATAGTTGCCTTTTCATCTGTCCTAGGTCtggaatttaatttatataagttCCTAATTATAAATGCTTGTCTGACTATTTTTTATTCGCTAAGAAAAGAAGACATTTGTTAGCTTACCTTTACTTTTAAATATGATTAGGGAAACTATACCGTAAGAAACAGCTCTGGGATCTGGCAGAAAAAGAGCTAAAAAGTGCTAAACACATATTGGAAGAGAGTAGCAAGAATTTCTCTTGCTCAAAGTGCAGATTGATGCTGGAAGTCACTGTTGATCAACAACTTGGTGATTTATCCCGCAGCCTCTGTGATGGTGCTGCTGGAAATTCTTTGATGGAAAGATTATCTAATGCTGAAAATATTTACAAATCTGCGTTAGAAAAACTAAATCTTTCTGAGTGGAAAAATTCTATCAGTTGTCCTGATGGAGAAAGTGTTGAGAGCATTTTTCTGAAGAGACCTTTTGGTCAAAATGATGAACATGTGGCTACCAATAAATATTCTGATTCTTCCGTATATTATCCAGATACAAAGGAAATTCTTACAAGGGATGGGTCAGTTGCCAAGATGGAGGGGAAAACATCTAGAAAGCTGAAGAATGCGCCAAAAGCTTTCCTAAAAGATCAACCTTTGATACCTGAGTCCAATTCAAGAATTACACGTTCCAAATACCGATCTTCTCAAAACCAATGTGTAAACGGTTCCAGTGAGGTGCAAGCAGGCCTTTCAAAACATACCATAGACAATACTTCATCTGATTTTATTAATCCTCTTAGTCAAAGGGAGTCTGTCTTGGAGAGAAAAAGTTGTATTGTTAATACTGGGTGTGAAGCTACCTGCATCTGCAACAAAATGAAGTGTTGGAGATGCCTTTCTGTCGAAGTTATTGAATCTGGGTTACTTGATAATTTTGTACATATGAAGTGGGAGTTTATTCGCAGGCGTCTTTCACTGAGTGTACTTACTGGTATAGGTATGGTTGCTACTGCATACTATAAACTTTACTGTAATTGTTTATGCTAAGAACACATTAGATAGAAGCCACACGATTTATTCTtctaagaaaatacaaaaaagtgTCTGAACTTTAtgacatttaaatttaaaagaatggAACATACCTCTATGTGAAATAAAAGCAGTTTTGTAACTCTTCCTTGTTTGAAAACTGTATTTAAAATGCTTTTGATATACACATAGATATATATTCTCAACGGTTAAGATGTCTTTCTATAATGTACATATTTCTTCTAGATTACTTAGACTAAAGAGGGAATCCTGTAAGTGTTTCAGAATGAAATAATTGGGCTAGTGGAGGTGAATGCTTACAAGATAGGAGTGCAGAATGGAACTAAGTTCAAAAAACTTATTAATTCAGATAAAGTGCAGAGTTTAAAATGTTtggagtatttaggtttttgattTTCGTTGtaagtattatattttttgcttgaaattctaaattaattgtGACTAGATCTCAATTCctttattgattttttcaaattaggAAGTTCTTTGTAGTTTTGTCAATCTGGAATACTttgttaatcaattttttttttggttgtagTTTTAGTGACATTTCTTATACTTGCATGCATTTtccacattttttatatatataatgtgtatACCTGAATAACCTCTCTTAGCAAGAGGATGCATTTGCAATCAGCCCCTAAATGTGTGCATGTCATAGAAAAGCTACCTGGATGAGTATTGAGTACTTACAAGAGACTTATCTGAAATGACAAACTATGTTTACCTACTATGTTTACCTACCATGTCTTATTCCTTTTCCCAAATGATTGTACCCTTTTTTCTTGGCTTTACcacaaacaaaaatgaattttctaGGTAATGTTgagaaattaatgattttacaaGAGTTGTAGTACTTGGGTTGTGTTTGTGATTTGACATGCACACCATGACTACTTATTGTCAGTTATGACAGTGGAAGAGTGAAGGTGAGATGGGAAAACATGACAAACAGATGTATGCACACACATCCACTCCCACACATTCATGGGAACACTTGTGCTAATTTGTGGCTATGATATGCTTTTTTTTGTGTCCTTTACCAGATAATAGACCAAATCTTTAATATTTCTATATGTatagtttattttctttattcctTCTTGATATATATCTTTTAACTATTTCAGGAAAATGCTTAGGAAATCGTGATCAAATTCATGAGGCGcatgaaattattttacaaagCCTATCTGTTCTATTCAGCAGAAACTCATTCTGTCATGCACATTCTTCTCTTTCTCCAAAATTTCTTCTTGATTTAATTGGTAAGGAGTTCTCAGGAGATGTTTTTGCTGTTGAGCGTGCGGCTATACTTTACAACATTTGTTGGTTGTCTTTGAAGGATTACCATTCTAAGAAAACAAGGTATTTAACTCTAGgctgtaatttatctcatttctgTCCATCTTAAGAGGAagttattttctatatttttatttataatttagaagGGATCATCTTTGTCATTCTGGTAATAGCATCAAAGAAGACCATTTGGTGTGATAGTTGGAGAAGTTGGAACCATCACCAAGATATTATCCATTAACTAGTAGACATTTCATAATTGATTCAGCCTCAATAGCTCCTTCATAATCATATTTTGTGCAAAATTAATTCCTTTgtcttttgtttggttttttttgttCACCAGGCATAGTTGCTGTGATTTGTCTAACATTCAGTTGCAGAAAATAGTTCCTTGGTTGATGATAGCCTTTGTGCTTTGCCGTGAGGTTCCCATTCTTTTTCAGAAGGTTAGAATTTTGTTTTCCAATTGCTATATGCCATTTCATGAATCATGCTCAAAATATTCATAAGAGGCACTGTACTGATTAGTTCATATGATAGAACCTGTTTCTGTCATGATTTTTGCATTAATGACTTTTTAAGAGTGCTCAATTTAAGTTGTTATATAACGATTGTTTTTACTCTTTTGTCCTCTTTGTTTGCATCTTTTCTTCTATGTGATTCGTGCTGAtggtatttttttctttcattaacaTAACAGGTTTCTAGATTGCTTGCTGTTGTGTTTATACTTTCTTCTTCAAGCAagcttttttctctttcatcttcttgcaAAGTACTCTCTGAAGGTCACTGGGCTTCTTTTTTCCATCAAGCTTCACTTGGTACTCATCTTAATTGCCAGTTCCTATCAAACATGACCTGGAGATATAAGGGCCAACACCTTCTGGATGCTGAGGTTAGTATGCATTTTTACAGGTCCTATTTcccaaaatatttatacatctttaatatttatctattttcaaAGCTACCTAtctttttgatatataattttaaatctttttcacGGTGgacaattttgtaaattaattaatatttataattcaaaattttaaagttaactgGCACTTAGACATTCCCGAATGAAGAATGGATACCtacattaattttattgaaggTTGCAAGATATATTCAGTACTGTCTTTTATTAGCTGTATGATGGTTAAATTGTGGGTTTTTAGACTCTTAACCTGGCAAAAGAATGtcatcttttccattttttttttcatttcttcacatttttttaaattagtttccTACTAAATACGTTGTATCAAAATCCACATAATGTTTCTAGATTTCCTGGAATTTTGGActtgtttgttattttaatatggTAATGCCAACTGCAGAGCACACATGTAACCAGCTCATTAAACTTGTGGACAGAATCAAGCAATTCACTCAGGTCTGAGATGCTGCCTTTTTGGAATGCGtgcacacgcacacacacagtGTTCATGTCACTCTTGCTAAAACTGTCTTCATTTCCTCTCTGCTGCAGTTTTGCTCCtgaatctattaaaaatcttgaacaATTTGTGAAAGACTTTTTTGTGGGTCTTCCTTGCGCCACAGTCATCTGTGTTACTTTGCTTGGGGGTGCTTATGCTAGTTTATTACAAGAACTCCTACTTTATCCTTCGTGGGTTCATGCGTGGATGCTATTCTCACGCTTGAATTCTAAGAGCCAACCTATTGTTGTACTTCTTCCAGTAAATACTATATTAGAAGGTACATTGCTTTATATGTCTTTTGTAGCCTGGACATTACAAACACACAAAATGTGTTTGagtttatatgtaaaataattatttgttaatattgaCCAGAGGCTTCAGATGATGGTGTCAATGCAAATTTTGGCTTTGAGGAATTATATGAAAGCAAGGATTGTGGTAAACATTGGCACTGCCCCTGGGGTTCCACTGTAGTTGATGATGTAGCTCCAGCCTTTCAATCGATATTGAAAGAGAGCTACTTAATGTCTTTTCCACAGGATACAGAAAGGAATAGGTCTTTATGGTGGATGCAGAGAAAAAAGCTTGATCAACGACTTGGTGAATTGCTGAGGTAACCTCTTTCTCTCATTACAAGCTCctaagaatttatttattttaatcaaacagATTTAAAGTTGAAAAGTAGCATTTTGGATTACAACCAACAACGTTCTAAACCCTTGAATTATGATAGATTCAGTGAATAAATGCAGATTGAATTGTGAAGATTGTTCTGATGTCTGATACCTTCtatttaaaagtaattaataaTAGCTTGCATGATGTTatagtaattaatatataacatgGTACACAAATTCCCTGTGCTCACTCCAAAATTCTCTTTCCTTGGCACCCTCACCTTTTCCCTTTCCAGTAAGAAACTAAGAAATTAgattaagataaataaaataacagatTGTAAATATGTCATCTCAAccataatatattcatataatatttctgTCACTCTGCACTCTTTCAAGATCGAATACCTCTTATCCTAGACAGCcctcaaagattaactcataacCCCTTCCTGATTCAGATGAACAAAGTGGAATGATGTATGTTGAAATTCCTAGGAGATGAAagcctaaaaataaaaagttaattttgtttCTCAAACTGTTGTTGCAAATGTTATATTGGTAGATAACTATAAATTGTCAAGATATTCTGTTGGTGGCTGCTGAAATTTGATGAGAGAACCTTTTCTGCCAGTTACAGTGGTTCATGATTTTATCTTAGGCTTTGAATATTCAGTTGTTTGGGACTCTACAATGGTTGATTGTTGCATGATGTAATCTTGTGCTCCAGGAAAGTAGAAGATTCATGGTTGGGTCACTGGAAATACATGTTTCTTGGAGAATGGTCAAACTGCAAGAATATGGACAGAATACTTAAGAAACTGGCACGTGATCTAAAATCTAAATGCAAAGTTGACGTGAATGAAAGTCTTCTGAGAGTTGTTCTTGGAGGTTTGAAGAGTGGTTATAAGAGAGAGGAAAATATGGCACAGCTGTTTTCCAAGAAAGGTTGCTGCATTGGCACATTTGGATATTCTGATAACAACAATCAGAGGGCATCATCTAAGGAGTCCAATGGAGTTGAAAAGCTATCGGAGTTGGCCTTCCAACTAATAGATGAAGCATTAAAGGAGCTAGAAGCAGAGGAATCTGTAAATAGAGAACCTGCAATTCTAGTGCTAGATTGTGAAGTACAGGTAAGGCTTTGAATTTTTTGTCCTCTATATCTATATTTGTGTCATTTTTGCCAGTTCGATTTTCAATAAATCTGTTTATTTGTATGgttgtttgattgaattatatCAGTTCATGAATCTGATCTGGTGAGTTCAGTTGTCGAATTCTTCTATATTATTCACTGGTACCTTTTGTAAAACATAGGTTTGTATCGAGAATTATAGGGTCTTAAAATAATTGTCTACCTCCAGTATTGATGATTTGAGCATTTAATACATTCTGGATCAGGCCTGATCTGCAAATCTATGGGCATCAATTGGAGACTATGATTATATTTCCTTTATTAAACACCAACTCTAGACTTGATTTAATTGCTGACAATGTGCAGATGCTTCCATGGGAGAATATACCAATACTAAGAAACCAAGAGGTTTATCGCATGCCTTCTGTTGGTAGCATATTTGCAGCACTTGAGAGAATCCACCACCAAGAGCAAGTCAGAAAGCTTGTTGCCACCTTTCCTTCAATAGATCCGTTGGATgcttattatttgttaaatcccAGCGGGGATCTCAGCTACACACAAGTTCAGTTTGAGGATTGGTTTAGGGATCAAAACTTGAAGGTATCTGCCACATTGCTTTTAGTCAGAAAGGGATTATATAAAATCCATatgttcaaataaaattatagatccGTCTGTACTGCATTTTCTTTTACACACACAGAAACATGTACTCATTCAGCCATGACTTACTCTCATCATGCTCTATAATGTTATGTTAATGGAAATTTTCTTGgaagtaatattatgtttacATGGCAGGGAAAGGCTGGATCTCCTCCTACAGCTGAAGAATTGGCTGTAGCCTTGAAAAATTATGAtctctatatttattttggcCATGGAAGTGGTATGCcaaattgattttatgtattaataataccAGTTTTTTCTTTCATGCCTGTTCACACTGCTGTTTTCTATAATGAATTTTCCTTTTGAACTCTGTTTTTTCTGGTGGTGCAGGGTCACAGTACATTAAATGGCATCATGTACAGAAGCTAGAAAAATGTGCTGCTACTCTCCTGATGGGATGCAGTAGTGGTTCTCTGTCATTAAATGGGTGCTATGCTCCATCTGGTACGCCTCTATCCTATCTGCAAGCGGGTTCTCCAGTAATTTTTGCCAACCTATGGGATGTGACAGACAAGGATATTGACCGATTCGCAAAGGCCATGCTTGATGGTTGGTTGAGAGAAAGATTGAATGTTTCTGTGGATTCTGAACAAACCATTTTAGTAGGGGAAGAGCATGATGCCAAGAACAGAAGGGGTAAAGGTATTAAGAAGAAAACCTCAAGGAATAAATCACCCGACTCTTTGGATAATGGAACATTTAAGAATAGTTGTGATAGTAGACCAAAACTTGGATCATTCATGGGCAGTGCCCGTGATGCATGCCAACTCCCCTTCTTGATTGGGGCTTCACCAGTATGCTATGGTGTCCCTACCGGTATAAGAAGAAAGACGAGTTTGTAACAGTTGAGAAGTCGCTTACCTTCCTCTGCCAAGCACGATCTCTCGGTGACTGGTGATCTAATTCAGAACCCCTTTTATAAATGGTGtgtattacaaaattttttgccCCTTTTCCAGATTGTTTTAGGTTGAATAAATACATTAGCAAATTTTGGCGCTGTTACATTGTTTGCTTGGTGTAGTGATGTTCCATTAATTGTAATATAGATTAAGAATGTTTATTCAATTAGGTTAAGTAGTAAAAGTGCAGAAGAGAATCGTCTTCCTTGTCTCCCTTGTCTCAATGCCTACAGCTACAAATACAATGAAATGATTCAGGGGAGGGGacttattgatattaaaaaatgagatttaTTGTCATAAA contains:
- the LOC123214667 gene encoding separase-like isoform X4 translates to MTPTDLILRLYAAGLYFTNYGVNCTGGDLTSSRGAKKEFAIRILLNDGDRLYKLATLLGSLGRHFSVSCKENVSSRFEYEDSFSQICLQTNSNHEASITLMQKIGEDYMLSYLNALKFLCHPLAELINSEKKEIVSEIETIPGHEQLSIIQDAFYQLSGAFLFWQSYASERDKHGFDDNKIVITVAVAAFILSIRTNCKMKKSSRLIKNIIASEWIEPQGLKYIYASLYNIGVSLYRNKQLKEASEALKLCCRASWTCAVLQCKMFIQKSEGSLHDLSEGAIVDFVNEACTRSAFLLEVLHQSNSHKMKKVIVQSLENWSVVYTLFRRLPGPMLLVKNWVKIVCKLRENVDVEDAAPSLYSLLSSSETLSEKTLGIILEQELHAYEELNPLGPELCQRRQMKIISILLQNVYDTEDSGLQKSRILLKKARTLRAVGREGLKDCIQCLSEAIFFMNGISEDICRRGTLLCHLLAVAYCLRALCTQEAEPNSKQVIKDIDSALNQWLSISICSTIDECNIVTENTMLLLYNVVDLLSMKGCTEFHHRLYKLMIRFLKWKNVPLEKCVYILWESRRLSHALCISPVNEAFLINLAEQCGEISKSIDFWIRCLKESQPLLVGFQQSLTLLFADIRESLDQPYITIADVKDAVSDLTSRLPLPPRSLFLVGYLYYDLSERLAAKGQLFEALSHAKEAHRLRTELFQEIFSYSSDRHVQKYEAGDLMQKLTYAFKDFHVTRSITSQVWSFDVTLWNVDDCYLSPWNVLQCYLESTLQVGIILELVGNGIEAESFFLWGKSISCLQSLPLFIVAFSSVLGKLYRKKQLWDLAEKELKSAKHILEESSKNFSCSKCRLMLEVTVDQQLGDLSRSLCDGAAGNSLMERLSNAENIYKSALEKLNLSEWKNSISCPDGESVESIFLKRPFGQNDEHVATNKYSDSSVYYPDTKEILTRDGSVAKMEGKTSRKLKNAPKAFLKDQPLIPESNSRITRSKYRSSQNQCVNGSSEVQAGLSKHTIDNTSSDFINPLSQRESVLERKSCIVNTGCEATCICNKMKCWRCLSVEVIESGLLDNFVHMKWEFIRRRLSLSVLTGIGKCLGNRDQIHEAHEIILQSLSVLFSRNSFCHAHSSLSPKFLLDLIGKEFSGDVFAVERAAILYNICWLSLKDYHSKKTRHSCCDLSNIQLQKIVPWLMIAFVLCREVPILFQKVSRLLAVVFILSSSSKLFSLSSSCKVLSEGHWASFFHQASLGTHLNCQFLSNMTWRYKGQHLLDAESTHVTSSLNLWTESSNSLSFAPESIKNLEQFVKDFFVGLPCATVICVTLLGGAYASLLQELLLYPSWVHAWMLFSRLNSKSQPIVVLLPVNTILEEASDDGVNANFGFEELYESKDCGKHWHCPWGSTVVDDVAPAFQSILKESYLMSFPQDTERNRSLWWMQRKKLDQRLGELLRKVEDSWLGHWKYMFLGEWSNCKNMDRILKKLARDLKSKCKVDVNESLLRVVLGGLKSGYKREENMAQLFSKKGCCIGTFGYSDNNNQRASSKESNGVEKLSELAFQLIDEALKELEAEESVNREPAILVLDCEVQMLPWENIPILRNQEVYRMPSVGSIFAALERIHHQEQVRKLVATFPSIDPLDAYYLLNPSGDLSYTQVQFEDWFRDQNLKGKAGSPPTAEELAVALKNYDLYIYFGHGSGSQYIKWHHVQKLEKCAATLLMGCSSGSLSLNGCYAPSGTPLSYLQAGSPVIFANLWDVTDKDIDRFAKAMLDGWLRERLNVSVDSEQTILVGEEHDAKNRRGKGIKKKTSRNKSPDSLDNGTFKNSCDSRPKLGSFMGSARDACQLPFLIGASPVCYGVPTGIRRKTSL